In a genomic window of Glycine max cultivar Williams 82 chromosome 13, Glycine_max_v4.0, whole genome shotgun sequence:
- the LOC100500210 gene encoding uncharacterized protein LOC100500210 has protein sequence MVLDSILTSPRLKSPSFRRQFKKDELGSWSTLFQRHRFLLSALVLLTLLCTVYLYFAVTLGASGTCSGLTGAQKASCHMELVKDSVAKGKLKIL, from the coding sequence ATGGTTCTTGACTCCATTCTGACATCTCCTCGTCTCAAGTCTCCATCTTTCAGGAGACAGTTTAAAAAGGATGAACTGGGTAGTTGGTCCACACTTTTCCAGAGGCATCGCTTCCTCTTATCTGCTCTTGTTCTGCTAACTCTCCTCTGCACTGTTTATCTTTACTTTGCTGTCACTTTAGGGGCTAGTGGCACCTGTTCTGGTTTGACTGGAGCGCAGAAAGCTTCATGCCATATGGAGCTTGTTAAGGATTCTGTGGCCAAGGGTAAACTGAAAATTCTttga